ATATTTTAACTATCAATAAGTAATAAAATATTTTCTCGACAAAACCATTTTTTTGAAATAGAATGGCGTTAAATTTGCGTCAAACGACTAATAAAAAGGAGGTATGACATGGCAACACCAGAATTTTTTTATCAAGATCCATTCCCTCTGGGAAAAGAAAAAACTAAATACAGATTACTTTCAAAGGATGGAATCTCAATCAAAGATTTCAATGGACAAAAAATGCTTGTAGTTGAACCTGAAATGCTGACATTTCTTGCTAACCAAGCAATGAGGGATGTATCATTTCTATTAAGAGCAGAGCATAATGAAATGGTTGCAAAAATTTTATCTGACCCTGAAGCTTCTGAAAATGACAAGACAGTTGCACTTGCTTTTTTAAAAAATGCAGAAATAGCAGCTAACTTTGAGCTCCCATTCTGCCAAGATACAGGTACGGCAACAATAGTAGCCAAAAAAGGGCAAAATGTTTTCACCGGTGCTAACGATGCAGAATATTTAAGTAAAGGTGTATATAAAACATACACGGAAGAAAACTTAAGATATTCGCAAACTGTGGCTTTGGATATGTACAAAGAAAAAAACACCGGGACAAATCTACCCGCACAGATAGATATTTATGCTACTGAAGGTGATGAATATAAATTTTTATTTGTAGCTAAAGGTGGAGGAAGTGCCAATAAAACATACTTATTTCAAGAAACAAAGGCACTTTTAAATCCAGAAAAACTTGAAAAATTTCTTATAGAAAAAATGAAAACGCTTGGTACTGCAGCTTGTCCACCTTACCATCTCGCTTTTGTTATAGGCGGAACAAGTGCAGAAGCTAACCTTAAAACAGTAAAGCTTGCTTCAGCAAAATATTTGGATGAGCTCCCAACTACAGGAAATGAACACGGTAGAGCTTTCAGAGATATTGAACTCGAACAAAAAATACTAAAAGCTGCTCAAGAACTCGGGCTTGGCGCTCAATTTGGCGGTAAATACTTCTGTCACGACGTCAGAATAATCAGATTGCCAAGACACGGTGCATCTTGCCCAGTAGGTATGGGCGTGTCCTGCTCTGCAGACAGAAATGTAAAAGCAAAAATCAATAAAGATGGGATATGGCTTGAAGAGTTAGACAGAAACCCAGGTAGACTTATCCCTGACGAATACAGGACAAAAGAGGAAGCAGGAATCCCTATTGACCTTAACAAACCTATGAAAGAAGTCTTAGCTGAGTTAAGTAAATACCCTGTCGGTACTGCTCTCAGACTAAATGGCACATTGATAGTAGGAAGAGATATTGCTCACGCCAAGTTCAAGGAGATTATAGATAGTGGTAAAGAAGTTCCTGAATATCTTAAAAAACACCCCATTTATTATGCAGGACCTGCAAAAACTCCTCAAGGTAAACCTTCCGGTTCTTTTGGCCCTACTACAGCAGGTAGGATGGATTCTTATGTTGATCTGCTTCAGTCACACGGTGCATCAATGATTATGATTGCCAAAGGTAACAGAAGTCAGCAGGTAACCGATGCTTGTAAAAAATACGGCGGTTTTTATCTTGGCAGTATAGGAGGGCCTGCAGCACTGCTTGCTGAGAAAAATATTAAAAAGGTCGAATGTATAGATTTTCCTGAGCTCGGAATGGAAGCAGTATGGAAAATTGAAGTGGAAAACTTTCCTGCATTTATACTTGTCGATGATAAAGGTAACGATTTCTTCTCAAGATTTAAATAACAAAAAAGCGGCCCAATGGCCGCTTTTTTGTTATTCTATTAAAATTAATCTATTTTGTAACTGAACCTTTTAAGCTAATAGCGTACTCTTCATCAGTAAAAGGGTGCATGTCAGGAAAATTTTTAAATAACCAACCATCAAAAATCAGCTCTCCACCTTTGTAAACTTTAACCTTTGCGGCAGGGTTGTTTTCATCTGCTGATTTAGTAGTCATCTTATTGTCAGCATCCATAACAAAATCCGGTAAATAGTACTCTACCTCAATTGAAAGTGCAGTGCCAGAGGCCTGAGATTTCTGCCCAATCAACACTTCTGTCTCAAAATCTTTATTAGACTTTTTATCTACCACAGACAAAATTACACTTTTATATTTTTTTGCTACATCTTCAGGGACAATAATGCGTTTTTCAACAGGAGCTTTTTCAGCAGTAGGCTGCATCTGAGCTGCAGGCTGCTCCACCTGCTGTTGCTTTTGAGGCTGTGCACTTTCACTACCCTCATCCTTTATTGTATTTTGAGAACAAGAAATTATAAACACTGCCAAGCAAAGAACAATCAATCTTTTCATCCATATCCTCCGATACTAAAATTATAATTCTTAGTGTATAAAATTAAATACACTTAAAATCAAGAACTTTTTATCTGTCGTTAAACCTTTTTTTGTAACTTTATACTTTATTGCTAAATATTAAGTTTCTAAAACCTTTATAACCTATACAATCTTTATAAGAACTATTCTTTGCCCACAATTTACTGCTCACTTTTCACATCCCACTTTGCACAATTTTATAATTCAACTTTATATCACTTCTGCTCTGTGGGCATCTTAAGTATAACTTATTATTTATATTTTATGTTCAAAACCACTATCAGATATATTCGTCATTAAAGAGGAATCTTTTAAATAGACACCTTCACCTTCGGTAACATATCCAATCGATCTCACATCAGGGAATTTTTCTCTACAAGCACTTTCAAACTCTTCATTATTTTCACTTTTTACTGTAAACAAAAGTGCAAATTCCTCACCTGAAGAAATTATGTAATCGATAGGATTTTCTAAAGACAAACC
The window above is part of the Deferrivibrio essentukiensis genome. Proteins encoded here:
- a CDS encoding fumarate hydratase, producing the protein MATPEFFYQDPFPLGKEKTKYRLLSKDGISIKDFNGQKMLVVEPEMLTFLANQAMRDVSFLLRAEHNEMVAKILSDPEASENDKTVALAFLKNAEIAANFELPFCQDTGTATIVAKKGQNVFTGANDAEYLSKGVYKTYTEENLRYSQTVALDMYKEKNTGTNLPAQIDIYATEGDEYKFLFVAKGGGSANKTYLFQETKALLNPEKLEKFLIEKMKTLGTAACPPYHLAFVIGGTSAEANLKTVKLASAKYLDELPTTGNEHGRAFRDIELEQKILKAAQELGLGAQFGGKYFCHDVRIIRLPRHGASCPVGMGVSCSADRNVKAKINKDGIWLEELDRNPGRLIPDEYRTKEEAGIPIDLNKPMKEVLAELSKYPVGTALRLNGTLIVGRDIAHAKFKEIIDSGKEVPEYLKKHPIYYAGPAKTPQGKPSGSFGPTTAGRMDSYVDLLQSHGASMIMIAKGNRSQQVTDACKKYGGFYLGSIGGPAALLAEKNIKKVECIDFPELGMEAVWKIEVENFPAFILVDDKGNDFFSRFK
- a CDS encoding DUF2155 domain-containing protein: MKRLIVLCLAVFIISCSQNTIKDEGSESAQPQKQQQVEQPAAQMQPTAEKAPVEKRIIVPEDVAKKYKSVILSVVDKKSNKDFETEVLIGQKSQASGTALSIEVEYYLPDFVMDADNKMTTKSADENNPAAKVKVYKGGELIFDGWLFKNFPDMHPFTDEEYAISLKGSVTK